From the Saccharomonospora marina XMU15 genome, the window GAGCTCGGGGTGGTGGCCGTCGACGAGCACGGCGTCCACATCGGGCAGCCGCCGAGGCGCCGCCACCTCGGGCACCGCCGCGGCGTTGTGCGACACCACCGTTCGTTCGCCGTCGCGTTCGCGCACCGCCACCGCGCTCACCGGAGGCGGATCGGAGTGGCAGGCGAGCGCATCACTCACCTCGACGTCACATTCCCGCAGGTCGGACCTGGCCAACTCGGCCAGCGGATGACTACCAAGAACCGTGAGCAGCAGCGCCCTGCCGCCGAGCGCCGCGACGGTCACGGCCGCGTTCGTGGCTGGCCCACCCGCCGCGACCGACACCGACGCCGACTGCACCTTCTGCCCCGGCTCGGGAAGTTCCGCCACCCGCTGCACGATGTCAACGGTGCAGAGGCCGGCCAGCAGCACCGTCACGAAACCGGACCTCCTCGACAGTGAGTTGTCACGTCCACCTATCAGGGATGTCTGGACAGTAGGCAGCGGCTATGCTTTGCCGCAAGCGTTTGCGCAAACGGTTGCCGGAGTCCTTGCCGACTGGGAGGAGCGCACATGCCGCCGCCGAGGTCACAGCGGCCGACCCAGCGTGACATCGCCGAACTGGCCGGTGTCTCGATCACAACCGTCTCGCATGTCGTCAACGGCACCCGCGCCGTCGCGCCGGAGACCCGAGCCGCCGTCCTCGACGCGATCGAAAGCACCGGCTACACCGGCGACGTCATCGCCCGATCGCTGGTCACCGGCGGAACCCGCACCATAGGCGTCGCGATATCGCTGCTGGCCAACCCGTACTTCGCGGTGCTCATGCAGACGATCGAGCGCGAGGCCGCCGCCGCAGGCTACACGGTGCTGCTCTCGGACACGCACGACACCGTGGAAACCGAGCAGGACATCGTGCGCGCACTGCGGGCACGGCGCGTGGAAGGCGTACTGCTGACCCCCGTGCCCGGTGACGGCCGGGTGATCAGCGAACTGGTGGCGCTGGGCACACCGACCGTACTGGTGGACCGGTTGACCACCCGCAGCGACATCGACCAGGTCGGCGCCGAGAACATCCACGCCACGTCGGCACTCACCGAGCACCTCGCCGACCACGGCCACCGCCGCATCGGGCTTGTCAGTGGCACTCCCGGTCTGGCGACCAGCGAGGAACGCGTGCTCGGCTACCGCCTCGGTCTGGGCAGAGCCGGGCTGCCGTGGAACCCGGACCTGGTCGTTTGCGGCCACTCCGAACGCGAGCGCGGAGCCCGAGCACTCGCCGAACTGCTCG encodes:
- a CDS encoding PfkB family carbohydrate kinase: MTVLLAGLCTVDIVQRVAELPEPGQKVQSASVSVAAGGPATNAAVTVAALGGRALLLTVLGSHPLAELARSDLRECDVEVSDALACHSDPPPVSAVAVRERDGERTVVSHNAAAVPEVAAPRRLPDVDAVLVDGHHPELALAAARWGRRLSRPVVVDAGSWKPVFTELLPLADIVACSAQFRAPAAALRGVPTVITTSGADPVRWSSGGESGEVAVPAVAARDTLGAGDVWHGALVTKVGKLGIPRLIEFANAVAAERVRHAGPRSWLGPVKAKMGVT
- a CDS encoding LacI family DNA-binding transcriptional regulator, whose translation is MPPPRSQRPTQRDIAELAGVSITTVSHVVNGTRAVAPETRAAVLDAIESTGYTGDVIARSLVTGGTRTIGVAISLLANPYFAVLMQTIEREAAAAGYTVLLSDTHDTVETEQDIVRALRARRVEGVLLTPVPGDGRVISELVALGTPTVLVDRLTTRSDIDQVGAENIHATSALTEHLADHGHRRIGLVSGTPGLATSEERVLGYRLGLGRAGLPWNPDLVVCGHSERERGARALAELLDKPQPVTAVVVTNDAMMVGVLHEARRRGVRIGEELAVVGYDDTEWADLVQPPLTTMAQPVAEIGTHAVRMLLARIADPDRQPETVRLPPTLRRRQSCGCQPVLAET